One window of Mesorhizobium loti R88b genomic DNA carries:
- a CDS encoding alpha/beta fold hydrolase, protein MAVKVYFATNRQPYTDPGSGRITRFGDDPGPVGGLNVRYGSADVDVDLDARTNTMVAGSLQVADEQLIPAQGGQPQLGSSTIFDALRNDMKTSQRPTIAFIHGFSNSFTDAIERAGWISAFYGLDANMFVFTWPSRGSPLGVPLPYTDYTHDRKTAVMSGPAVARTIRRLHDYVDSLPPDLACDQPIHLLCHSMGNYVLRNALQALMRLPDPTVASHSGEAVSDMVPLPQNVPDPSVLRRTFDKIVLAAADEDADAFDDPAKLKFLPRIGQSVSVYHSLKDWVLNTLSDRTKFNGPRLGSDGPDNMATISDKVTAIDCADVTSFAKDPEEHQYYRVFPVVRNDIVQVLRGVPQNKVRNRAAVSQGRYRIKPA, encoded by the coding sequence GTGGCCGTCAAAGTTTATTTCGCGACAAATCGCCAGCCTTACACAGATCCCGGTAGCGGCAGGATCACCCGGTTCGGAGACGATCCCGGACCGGTTGGCGGCCTCAATGTGCGTTACGGCAGCGCGGATGTGGACGTTGATCTCGACGCGCGCACCAACACGATGGTCGCAGGGTCCCTGCAGGTGGCGGACGAGCAGCTCATTCCCGCTCAAGGCGGTCAGCCGCAGCTGGGCAGCTCGACGATATTCGACGCCCTGCGCAACGACATGAAAACGTCCCAGCGACCGACCATCGCGTTCATCCATGGGTTCAGCAACAGCTTTACCGACGCGATTGAGCGCGCAGGCTGGATTTCGGCGTTCTATGGTCTGGATGCCAATATGTTCGTGTTCACCTGGCCGTCGCGAGGTTCGCCACTCGGCGTTCCCCTACCCTACACTGACTACACGCACGACAGGAAAACCGCTGTTATGTCGGGTCCGGCCGTCGCGCGCACGATCCGACGCCTGCATGATTATGTGGATTCCTTGCCCCCTGATCTGGCTTGCGACCAGCCGATCCACCTGCTGTGCCACAGCATGGGCAATTACGTCCTTCGCAATGCGCTGCAGGCGCTTATGCGGCTGCCTGACCCGACGGTGGCCAGTCACTCGGGCGAGGCCGTCTCGGACATGGTGCCTCTGCCGCAGAATGTGCCCGACCCGTCGGTTCTGAGGCGAACCTTCGACAAGATCGTGCTGGCCGCAGCCGATGAGGATGCCGACGCTTTTGACGACCCGGCAAAGTTGAAGTTCCTGCCCAGGATCGGCCAGTCGGTTTCCGTATACCATTCGTTGAAGGACTGGGTTCTGAACACTCTGAGTGACAGGACAAAATTCAACGGGCCGCGGCTGGGAAGCGATGGTCCGGACAATATGGCGACGATCAGCGACAAGGTCACCGCAATCGACTGCGCTGATGTGACGTCCTTTGCCAAGGATCCGGAAGAACACCAGTACTACCGGGTGTTTCCCGTGGTCCGAAACGATATCGTCCAAGTGCTCAGGGGGGTCCCGCAAAACAAGGTCAGAAACCGGGCTGCTGTCTCGCAGGGGCGATACCGCATCAAGCCGGCCTGA
- a CDS encoding TIGR02594 family protein, with protein MTVYLVRGFPDLLDKPGGTALVGLFGNMTAVGTGNVSGDFVEVKVGDQTGWVSKDSLVVKDRDVLDEVAFVRESIIAERAVNALSQTAPWFVSADYVIARAIFESQDIARKLVNAGNKIPGSDTVGPLQMSTAEWQTFLANGGTLAADFGTASVDDYLAQAWGAAFTMFTDAKAITQVKLDAGQGSNADPPLPSYLEIFLAYLTTSPKAATSLAAAAATPADKGQDGAQAGIAGAGAGVAPAAPVPQGASKLNDFLKNTAVLRDDQIETLFKARPGLTGTNDANAKTVGDFVNSVSTALGQALRDAADLIAKDAPETVAAIIGTGGAPWMTVATAERNKGIKEGTAAGDAEILSYFQSINIQAKTSATPWCAAFVSFCMKTSGNQVAADSIPKTAPALAASWKGWGSPLPANASTTPQGAVVVLSPTEDQDDSGHVGFFVSGNTDTITLLGGNQTNAVKESTYARSRVAAIRWLDVAQPAAAGPVAAGPINLSRFNAKQQAAAKIIIDRFAASGFGSVHQITAVANAWKESSLNPSEQTHTSREDSIGLFQLNMRSGLGVGHQLNDLLDATKNTDIIIDTCKSVPEFKNAQDLAAAVTAFVRFVEKPANQPAEIIDRLQKAKSLEA; from the coding sequence ATGACTGTCTATCTGGTTAGAGGCTTCCCCGACCTGCTCGACAAGCCTGGCGGTACGGCTCTCGTCGGCCTCTTCGGAAACATGACGGCTGTCGGTACCGGCAATGTCTCGGGCGACTTTGTCGAGGTAAAGGTCGGAGATCAGACAGGGTGGGTATCGAAGGACAGTCTGGTCGTAAAAGATCGCGATGTGTTGGACGAGGTGGCTTTCGTGCGCGAAAGCATCATCGCGGAGCGGGCGGTCAATGCGCTCTCGCAGACCGCGCCCTGGTTTGTTTCAGCTGACTATGTCATCGCCCGGGCGATTTTCGAAAGCCAGGACATCGCACGCAAACTGGTGAATGCCGGCAACAAGATCCCGGGATCGGACACCGTTGGGCCGTTGCAAATGTCCACCGCCGAATGGCAGACGTTCCTCGCCAATGGTGGCACGCTCGCTGCCGACTTTGGCACCGCGAGCGTGGATGATTACCTGGCGCAGGCCTGGGGCGCTGCATTCACGATGTTCACCGACGCCAAGGCCATCACCCAAGTGAAACTTGACGCCGGTCAGGGCAGCAACGCCGATCCGCCGCTACCGAGCTATCTAGAGATATTCCTGGCCTATCTGACCACCAGCCCCAAAGCGGCCACGAGTCTTGCCGCGGCCGCCGCAACTCCGGCAGACAAGGGTCAAGATGGGGCACAGGCGGGCATCGCCGGGGCAGGCGCCGGGGTTGCGCCGGCCGCGCCAGTGCCCCAGGGCGCAAGCAAGCTCAATGACTTCCTCAAGAACACCGCTGTCCTGCGCGACGACCAGATCGAGACCTTGTTCAAGGCGCGCCCCGGCCTCACAGGAACGAACGACGCCAATGCAAAGACGGTGGGCGATTTCGTCAACAGCGTCAGCACGGCGCTTGGTCAAGCGCTCAGAGACGCCGCGGACCTTATTGCCAAGGATGCGCCCGAAACCGTTGCGGCAATCATTGGGACGGGCGGCGCACCATGGATGACAGTTGCGACGGCTGAGCGAAATAAGGGCATCAAGGAAGGCACTGCGGCCGGCGATGCCGAAATTCTCAGCTATTTCCAATCGATCAACATCCAGGCAAAAACCTCGGCGACACCCTGGTGCGCTGCATTCGTCTCGTTTTGCATGAAGACCAGCGGCAACCAGGTCGCAGCCGATAGCATACCGAAGACCGCTCCGGCGCTGGCGGCAAGCTGGAAGGGCTGGGGCAGTCCATTGCCGGCCAACGCCAGCACCACCCCGCAGGGCGCCGTCGTCGTATTGTCACCAACGGAAGACCAGGACGACTCCGGTCACGTCGGCTTCTTCGTCAGCGGCAACACCGACACAATTACGCTATTGGGCGGCAACCAGACGAATGCGGTCAAGGAAAGCACCTACGCGCGCTCCCGTGTCGCTGCGATTCGCTGGCTCGACGTGGCGCAGCCGGCCGCTGCCGGGCCAGTTGCCGCAGGTCCCATCAACCTCAGCCGCTTCAACGCTAAGCAGCAAGCGGCGGCAAAAATCATCATCGATAGATTCGCCGCCAGCGGTTTCGGCTCGGTGCATCAGATCACCGCGGTCGCCAATGCCTGGAAGGAATCAAGTCTCAATCCAAGCGAGCAAACCCATACGTCGCGCGAAGACAGTATTGGCCTGTTTCAGCTCAATATGCGCTCGGGCCTCGGCGTCGGGCACCAACTGAACGATCTGCTCGATGCCACCAAAAACACCGACATCATCATCGATACCTGCAAGAGCGTTCCCGAATTCAAAAACGCGCAAGACCTGGCAGCTGCGGTTACCGCGTTCGTGCGTTTCGTCGAAAAACCAGCCAATCAACCGGCGGAAATCATCGATCGGTTGCAGAAGGCAAAATCGCTTGAGGCCTGA
- a CDS encoding DUF1353 domain-containing protein, whose product MTNRVASFLAALTIASACALLLEVNYTFAQERVDRFEGTLVLRDYSGSESKKFELDSDLKYVDPNGREWYAWKGLITDGASIPWFLWSVVGSPFTGEYRRAAIIHDFYCAHHFRQWETVSRVFYDAMLTDGVNSTKASLMYYAVVRFGPRWTIKETETCPKLQLCANPGKLEVNVSTPSVSKSFEKGYLDEVESVRKYIDENHPNLAQLQSLAASKPPIPQSYSDENIIDNWNDNLWRSRE is encoded by the coding sequence GTGACCAATCGCGTCGCAAGCTTTCTTGCAGCGCTAACAATTGCCAGCGCATGCGCATTGCTTCTTGAGGTCAACTACACTTTTGCGCAAGAGCGTGTGGATAGATTTGAAGGGACCCTGGTACTTCGCGACTACAGCGGCAGCGAATCAAAAAAGTTCGAACTCGATTCAGATCTCAAGTACGTCGATCCGAATGGCCGGGAGTGGTACGCTTGGAAAGGCTTGATAACTGACGGCGCATCGATACCGTGGTTCCTCTGGTCGGTTGTGGGCTCGCCTTTCACTGGGGAGTACAGACGGGCTGCTATCATTCACGACTTCTATTGTGCCCATCACTTCCGGCAGTGGGAGACCGTATCCAGAGTATTCTATGATGCCATGTTGACAGATGGTGTCAATTCAACAAAAGCATCTCTTATGTATTATGCGGTAGTTAGATTTGGTCCACGATGGACGATTAAAGAGACAGAGACTTGCCCCAAGTTGCAATTGTGCGCCAATCCCGGGAAATTGGAGGTAAATGTTTCAACGCCATCTGTTTCAAAAAGCTTTGAGAAGGGCTATTTGGATGAAGTGGAATCGGTAAGAAAATACATCGATGAGAACCATCCGAACTTGGCACAGCTGCAGAGCTTAGCTGCCTCTAAACCGCCGATACCGCAATCATACTCGGATGAAAACATCATTGATAACTGGAACGACAATCTCTGGAGAAGTAGGGAGTAG
- a CDS encoding serine hydrolase domain-containing protein — protein MRGWSGLCLCLMLLAWQPALATPNPVAESVDSVVTAWMKDHHIANAEVAVALHQTLVGSYDHGWKPTERHPIASLSKALTGVCIAGLVDDKRLAFADTLGSVLAGYFKRNNGADAPTDPRFTAITIDELLTHRAGLTKNAFDDKNDHSVSASFKSAAQAMLDFAPGSTISYSDSGYLILGYIAQVLGNQAYGTACGKVFTRLGMPANAGVIDDTLVARAPNGGWDISAQDYAKFLYAFDKQSGVLGPTTRQWLDALQGDPGYAKGQKSPPTQAPCPRFQGTPSYALGVCMKHTAVGTQYYHDGLLHHHMPDYPKTGGSFFFVNEAGYAAVVIFSGENDGKVYGALEKSVIAAMTAKAAYAVPGQ, from the coding sequence ATGCGTGGCTGGTCGGGACTTTGCCTCTGTTTGATGCTGCTGGCATGGCAGCCCGCGCTGGCTACACCGAATCCGGTCGCCGAAAGCGTCGACAGCGTCGTCACCGCATGGATGAAGGACCATCACATCGCCAACGCCGAAGTTGCCGTCGCGCTGCACCAGACCTTGGTCGGCTCCTACGACCATGGCTGGAAACCGACCGAACGGCACCCGATCGCCAGCCTGTCAAAAGCCCTCACCGGCGTCTGCATCGCCGGTCTCGTCGATGACAAGCGCCTGGCGTTCGCGGATACGCTGGGCAGCGTGCTGGCAGGCTATTTCAAGCGCAACAACGGCGCCGACGCGCCGACGGATCCACGTTTCACCGCCATCACCATCGACGAATTGCTGACCCATCGCGCCGGCCTGACCAAGAATGCCTTCGACGACAAGAACGACCATTCGGTAAGCGCTTCGTTCAAGTCGGCGGCACAGGCCATGCTCGACTTCGCCCCCGGCAGCACGATCTCCTACAGCGACAGTGGCTATCTCATTTTGGGCTATATCGCCCAGGTGCTCGGCAACCAGGCCTACGGCACGGCCTGCGGCAAGGTCTTCACCAGACTTGGCATGCCGGCGAATGCCGGCGTCATCGACGACACGCTGGTGGCACGAGCACCGAATGGCGGCTGGGATATTTCCGCTCAGGACTACGCCAAATTCCTCTACGCCTTCGACAAGCAGTCCGGGGTTCTCGGCCCGACGACACGCCAATGGCTCGACGCCCTGCAGGGCGATCCGGGCTATGCCAAGGGGCAGAAATCGCCGCCGACACAGGCGCCCTGCCCGCGTTTCCAGGGCACGCCTAGCTACGCCCTCGGCGTCTGCATGAAGCATACCGCCGTTGGCACGCAGTACTATCATGATGGCCTCCTGCATCATCACATGCCCGACTACCCCAAGACCGGCGGCTCTTTCTTCTTCGTCAACGAGGCCGGCTATGCCGCCGTGGTGATCTTTTCCGGCGAGAATGACGGCAAGGTCTACGGCGCCCTGGAGAAAAGCGTCATCGCGGCGATGACCGCCAAGGCCGCTTATGCCGTGCCGGGCCAATGA
- a CDS encoding 50S ribosomal protein L21 encodes MFAVIKTGGKQYRVAANDLLKIEKVEANVGDIVEIGHVLAHGEGDNVTFGAPFVNGALVTAEVVEQGKNRTVIAFKKRRRQNSRRKIGHRQLLTTVRISEILLDGAKPTKTAAVKAPKKEAKAEVAPEAKAEAAPKEAKAKKEAAPKAEVTAETAAAPLFKAPKGEPDDLTVIKGIGPVAAKDLAEQGIITFAQLAKLSDKDVAKIDEHMPFSADQIKDWREQAKELAKK; translated from the coding sequence ATGTTCGCAGTCATTAAAACGGGCGGTAAGCAGTATCGCGTTGCCGCCAACGATCTCCTGAAGATCGAAAAAGTCGAAGCCAATGTCGGCGATATCGTCGAAATCGGCCACGTGCTCGCGCATGGCGAGGGCGACAATGTCACGTTCGGCGCGCCGTTCGTCAATGGCGCTCTGGTCACCGCCGAAGTCGTCGAGCAGGGCAAGAACCGCACGGTCATCGCTTTCAAGAAGCGCCGCCGCCAGAATTCGCGCCGCAAGATCGGCCATCGCCAGCTTTTGACCACCGTGCGGATCTCCGAGATCCTGCTGGATGGCGCAAAGCCGACGAAGACGGCAGCGGTGAAGGCACCGAAGAAGGAAGCCAAGGCCGAAGTGGCCCCCGAGGCTAAGGCCGAGGCCGCGCCGAAGGAAGCCAAGGCCAAGAAGGAAGCTGCCCCCAAGGCAGAAGTGACGGCCGAGACGGCCGCTGCTCCGCTGTTCAAGGCGCCGAAGGGCGAGCCGGACGACCTGACCGTGATCAAGGGCATCGGCCCGGTCGCCGCCAAGGATCTCGCCGAGCAGGGCATCATCACTTTCGCGCAGCTCGCCAAGCTCTCCGACAAGGATGTCGCCAAGATCGACGAGCACATGCCCTTCAGCGCCGACCAGATCAAGGACTGGCGCGAACAGGCCAAGGAACTGGCGAAGAAGTAA
- the rpmA gene encoding 50S ribosomal protein L27, whose amino-acid sequence MAHKKAGGSSRNGRDSHSKRLGVKKFGGEAVIPGNIIIRQRGTTWHPGVNVGIGTDHTLFALESGAVTFNKKANGRTYVSVNPITKAAE is encoded by the coding sequence ATGGCACACAAGAAAGCTGGCGGCTCGTCGCGCAACGGTCGCGACTCGCATTCCAAGCGTCTGGGCGTGAAGAAGTTCGGCGGCGAAGCCGTCATCCCGGGCAACATCATCATTCGTCAACGCGGCACGACCTGGCATCCGGGCGTCAATGTCGGCATCGGCACTGATCATACCCTTTTTGCGCTCGAATCCGGCGCCGTGACCTTCAACAAAAAAGCCAATGGCCGAACCTACGTATCGGTCAACCCGATCACCAAAGCCGCGGAGTAG
- a CDS encoding GNAT family N-acetyltransferase — protein MVAEAEDTDDESYAIDCPVLVTERMVMRAPCEADVPQLVELADNRHVAEMLARMPHPYGEAEARAFLAMTRSRRAGIAYALTLAGTDTFVGCAGLNTTDRGLELGYWIGEPYWKRGYATEAAHALVDLAFQSTTIQVLHASTRVINPASRRVIHKCGFQYAGQGMLNSIVAGQVPVERYRLDRKTWTSLRNWVHF, from the coding sequence ATGGTTGCCGAAGCTGAAGACACCGACGACGAAAGTTACGCGATAGACTGCCCGGTGCTGGTCACCGAGCGCATGGTGATGCGTGCGCCGTGCGAAGCCGATGTCCCCCAGCTGGTCGAGCTTGCCGACAACCGTCATGTCGCCGAAATGCTGGCGCGCATGCCTCACCCCTATGGCGAGGCCGAGGCGCGTGCCTTTCTCGCCATGACCCGGTCGCGCCGCGCCGGCATCGCCTATGCGCTGACGCTGGCCGGCACCGACACCTTTGTCGGCTGCGCCGGCTTGAACACCACCGATCGCGGACTGGAACTCGGCTACTGGATCGGCGAGCCCTACTGGAAGCGTGGCTATGCGACGGAAGCTGCCCACGCGCTGGTCGACCTTGCTTTCCAGAGCACGACGATCCAGGTGCTGCATGCTTCGACGCGGGTCATCAATCCGGCCTCGCGCCGGGTGATCCACAAGTGCGGCTTCCAGTATGCCGGCCAGGGCATGCTGAACTCGATCGTCGCCGGCCAGGTGCCGGTCGAGCGTTACCGGCTTGACCGCAAGACCTGGACAAGCCTCAGGAACTGGGTCCACTTCTAG
- a CDS encoding endonuclease/exonuclease/phosphatase family protein, producing the protein MKLVTYNIQYGIGLDGQYDVARIADAVRGADVIALQEVTRNNPRNGSRDMVAEIGEALPDYFAVYGSNFEANIGSRIENGRAITTTFQLGNMMLSKTPIHLSRNLLLPRSRSFEMMNFQRGALEALIETPLGFIRFYSIHLDHRSPVERASQIQFLRQRMLNYALEGGALSGVAEIGLPELPHPEAFVGMGDFNMLAGSPEYVELAGRPDHEFGMPLTADFAVDAAMRLNATGDDLVSWVDPEDPTNASRYKRLDYVFTSASLARSLKRLWVDRQATGSDHLPVWVELG; encoded by the coding sequence ATGAAGCTTGTAACCTACAACATCCAGTACGGCATCGGCCTTGATGGGCAGTACGATGTCGCGCGCATCGCTGATGCCGTGCGCGGCGCGGATGTCATCGCCCTGCAGGAGGTCACCCGCAACAATCCGAGGAACGGCAGCCGCGACATGGTCGCCGAGATCGGCGAGGCGCTGCCCGACTATTTCGCCGTCTATGGCAGCAATTTCGAGGCCAATATCGGCTCGCGTATCGAGAACGGCCGCGCCATCACCACGACATTCCAGCTCGGCAACATGATGCTGTCGAAGACACCCATTCATCTGTCGCGCAACCTGCTTTTGCCGCGTAGCCGCAGCTTCGAGATGATGAACTTCCAGCGCGGCGCGCTGGAAGCGCTGATCGAGACGCCGCTTGGTTTCATTCGCTTCTATTCCATCCATCTCGATCATCGCAGCCCGGTCGAACGGGCCAGCCAAATCCAGTTCCTGCGTCAGCGCATGCTGAACTATGCGCTCGAAGGTGGCGCGCTGTCCGGCGTCGCCGAGATCGGCCTGCCGGAATTGCCGCATCCCGAGGCCTTTGTCGGCATGGGTGATTTCAACATGCTGGCCGGCTCGCCCGAATATGTCGAACTTGCCGGGCGGCCAGACCATGAATTCGGCATGCCGCTGACCGCTGACTTCGCCGTCGATGCCGCCATGCGCCTCAACGCCACCGGCGACGATCTCGTCAGCTGGGTCGACCCCGAAGACCCCACCAACGCCAGCCGATACAAGCGCCTCGACTATGTCTTCACCAGCGCCTCGCTTGCCCGCTCGCTGAAGCGCCTGTGGGTCGATCGGCAAGCGACCGGCTCCGACCATCTGCCGGTTTGGGTCGAACTGGGCTGA
- the obgE gene encoding GTPase ObgE, whose translation MKFLDQAKVYVRSGDGGAGSVSFRREKFIEFGGPDGGDGGRGGDVWLEAVNGLNTLIDYRYQQHFKAKTGVHGMGRNMTGAKGADVTLKVPAGTQVFEEDNETLICDLTVVGQRFLLAKGGNGGFGNQHFKTSTNQAPRRANPGLPGEELNIWLRLKLIADAGLVGLPNAGKSTFLAAVTAAKPKIADYPFTTLHPGLGVARIDAREFVIADIPGLIEGAHEGVGIGDRFLGHVERTRVLLHLVSAQEENPGKAYKTVRAELEVYGNGLTDKVEIVALSQVDTLDADARKKKVASLKRAAGRAPMLLSAVTGEGVEAVLRGLMTVIAEARALATPVVETRWDK comes from the coding sequence ATGAAATTTCTTGATCAAGCCAAGGTTTATGTCCGCTCCGGTGACGGAGGCGCCGGTTCGGTGTCGTTCCGGCGCGAAAAGTTCATCGAGTTCGGCGGGCCGGATGGCGGCGATGGCGGCCGTGGCGGCGATGTCTGGCTGGAAGCGGTGAACGGCCTGAACACGCTGATCGACTATCGCTACCAGCAGCATTTCAAGGCCAAGACCGGCGTGCATGGCATGGGCCGCAACATGACCGGCGCCAAGGGCGCCGACGTCACCCTGAAAGTGCCGGCCGGCACCCAGGTGTTCGAGGAAGACAATGAGACGCTGATCTGTGACCTCACCGTGGTCGGCCAGCGTTTTCTGCTCGCCAAGGGCGGCAATGGCGGTTTCGGCAACCAGCATTTCAAGACCTCGACCAACCAGGCGCCGCGCCGGGCCAATCCCGGCCTTCCCGGCGAGGAGCTCAACATCTGGCTGCGGCTGAAGCTGATCGCCGATGCCGGGCTGGTCGGGCTGCCCAACGCCGGCAAATCGACTTTCTTGGCCGCCGTCACCGCGGCCAAGCCGAAGATCGCCGACTATCCGTTCACGACGCTGCATCCCGGCCTCGGCGTCGCCCGCATCGACGCACGCGAATTCGTCATTGCCGACATTCCCGGCCTCATCGAAGGCGCGCATGAAGGCGTCGGCATCGGCGACCGCTTCCTTGGCCATGTCGAGCGCACGCGCGTGCTGCTGCACCTGGTTTCGGCGCAGGAGGAAAATCCGGGCAAGGCCTACAAGACCGTGCGCGCCGAACTCGAAGTCTATGGCAACGGGCTGACCGACAAGGTCGAGATCGTGGCACTTTCCCAGGTCGACACGCTCGACGCCGATGCGCGCAAGAAGAAGGTCGCCTCGCTGAAGCGCGCGGCCGGCCGCGCGCCGATGTTGCTGTCCGCCGTCACCGGCGAAGGTGTCGAGGCGGTGTTGCGGGGGTTGATGACGGTGATTGCCGAGGCGCGGGCACTGGCCACTCCCGTGGTCGAGACGCGCTGGGACAAGTAG
- the proB gene encoding glutamate 5-kinase — protein MQSLKKYRRITVKIGSALLVDRASGLKRDWLASLADDIAVLAQGGAEILVVSSGAIALGRTILGLGKRALKLEESQAAAAVGQIALAGAWSDALGKGSLKSGQILLTLGDTEERRRYLNARATISTLLKMKAVPVINENDTVATSEIRYGDNDRLAARVATMMGADLLVLLSDIDGLYTAPPARDPDAKFIPVVDRITPDIEAMAGAAASELSRGGMRTKLDAGKIATAAGTAMIITSGTRLSPLMAIERGERATFFKPSANPVKGYKTWIAGQLEPAGRLTVDAGAVGALTSGKSLLPAGVKLVSGNFSRGDTVAILSPEGREIARGLVAYDAADAVRIAGLKTAEIENVLGYEARSAMIHRDDLVVSHSDEQVRAGSDISGG, from the coding sequence ATGCAGTCGCTGAAGAAATACCGGCGCATCACCGTCAAGATCGGTTCGGCGTTGCTCGTTGACCGCGCGAGCGGCCTGAAGCGCGACTGGCTCGCCTCGCTTGCCGACGACATCGCCGTGCTCGCGCAGGGCGGCGCCGAGATCCTCGTCGTGTCGTCGGGTGCCATCGCGCTTGGCCGCACCATCCTTGGGTTGGGCAAGCGGGCGCTGAAGCTCGAGGAAAGCCAGGCGGCGGCGGCCGTCGGGCAGATTGCGCTGGCCGGCGCCTGGTCGGATGCGCTCGGCAAGGGCAGCCTGAAGTCGGGCCAGATTCTTTTGACCCTTGGCGACACCGAGGAACGCCGGCGTTACCTCAACGCACGCGCCACGATCTCGACGCTGCTCAAGATGAAGGCGGTGCCGGTCATCAACGAGAATGACACGGTGGCGACCTCCGAAATCCGCTATGGCGACAATGACCGGCTGGCCGCGCGGGTGGCGACGATGATGGGCGCCGACCTGCTGGTGCTGCTCTCCGATATTGACGGGCTCTACACGGCGCCGCCGGCGCGCGACCCCGATGCAAAATTCATTCCGGTGGTCGACCGCATCACGCCCGATATCGAGGCGATGGCGGGGGCGGCGGCCTCCGAACTGTCGCGCGGCGGCATGCGCACCAAGCTCGACGCCGGCAAGATCGCCACCGCCGCCGGTACCGCGATGATCATCACCTCGGGCACGCGGCTGTCGCCGCTGATGGCGATCGAGCGCGGCGAGCGTGCCACCTTCTTCAAGCCGAGCGCCAATCCGGTGAAAGGCTACAAGACCTGGATCGCCGGCCAGCTCGAACCGGCCGGCCGGCTGACCGTCGATGCTGGCGCCGTCGGCGCGCTGACATCGGGCAAATCTCTGCTGCCGGCCGGCGTGAAGCTGGTCAGCGGCAATTTTTCGCGCGGCGACACGGTGGCGATCCTGTCGCCCGAAGGCCGCGAGATCGCGCGCGGGCTGGTTGCCTATGATGCCGCCGATGCCGTAAGGATCGCTGGCCTGAAGACGGCCGAGATCGAAAACGTGCTCGGTTACGAAGCGCGTTCGGCGATGATCCACAGAGATGACCTCGTGGTGAGTCATTCTGATGAACAAGTACGGGCTGGAAGCGACATAAGCGGAGGATGA
- a CDS encoding glutamate-5-semialdehyde dehydrogenase gives MLKLHEKSGDDTVALMADIGLRARAAARPLAVATTAAKNTALRAMADAIVARAQAILDANAIDVSNGQESGLSGSFMDRLKLNPARIRAMADGIREIAELKDPVGDVIAAWERPNGLQIERVRTPLGVIGVIYESRPNVTADAGALCLKAGNPVILRGGSDSLNSSSAIHACLVEGLKAAGLPEDAIQLVPTTDRAAVGEMLKGLGGTLDVIIPRGGKSLVGRVQSEARVPVFAHLEGICHLYIDRSANLDMAVKIAVNAKMRRTGVCGAAETLLVDRAVASTHLVPILDALRAAGCEIHADQEVLKLFFDAKPADDADWVTEYLDAIIAVKLVDGVSGAIEHIETFSSHHTEAIIAEDSQAVERFFNEIDSAILLHNASTQFADGGEFGMGAEIGIATGKMHARGPVGVEQLTSFKYRVRGSGQVRP, from the coding sequence ATGCTGAAGCTGCATGAAAAATCCGGGGACGACACCGTGGCGCTGATGGCCGATATTGGCCTCCGCGCTCGCGCTGCCGCCCGACCGTTGGCCGTCGCCACCACCGCCGCCAAGAATACCGCACTCCGTGCCATGGCAGACGCGATCGTCGCCCGGGCACAGGCCATCCTCGACGCCAACGCCATAGACGTCTCGAATGGCCAGGAATCAGGCCTGTCCGGATCCTTCATGGACCGGCTGAAGCTCAATCCGGCGCGCATCCGTGCCATGGCTGATGGCATCCGCGAAATCGCGGAACTCAAGGATCCGGTCGGCGATGTGATCGCCGCGTGGGAGCGGCCGAACGGCTTGCAGATCGAGCGCGTGCGCACGCCGCTCGGCGTCATCGGTGTCATCTATGAAAGCCGGCCGAATGTGACGGCGGATGCCGGCGCGCTCTGCCTCAAGGCCGGCAATCCGGTGATCCTGCGCGGCGGCTCGGATTCGCTCAATTCGTCGTCCGCCATCCATGCCTGCCTGGTCGAAGGCCTGAAGGCCGCCGGTCTGCCGGAAGACGCCATCCAGCTGGTGCCGACCACCGACCGCGCCGCTGTCGGTGAGATGCTCAAGGGGCTTGGCGGCACGTTGGACGTTATCATTCCGCGCGGCGGCAAAAGCCTTGTCGGCCGGGTGCAGAGCGAGGCGCGGGTGCCGGTCTTTGCCCATCTCGAAGGCATCTGCCATCTCTATATCGACCGTTCGGCCAATCTCGACATGGCGGTGAAGATCGCCGTCAACGCCAAGATGCGACGCACCGGCGTCTGCGGTGCGGCCGAGACGCTGCTGGTCGACCGCGCCGTGGCATCCACCCATCTGGTGCCGATCCTCGATGCACTGCGCGCGGCCGGCTGCGAGATCCATGCCGATCAAGAAGTGCTGAAGCTGTTCTTCGATGCCAAGCCGGCTGATGATGCCGACTGGGTGACGGAATATCTCGACGCCATCATCGCGGTGAAGCTGGTCGACGGCGTCAGTGGCGCGATCGAGCATATCGAGACCTTCTCCTCGCATCATACCGAGGCGATCATTGCCGAGGACAGCCAAGCGGTGGAACGGTTCTTCAACGAGATCGATTCGGCGATCCTGCTGCACAATGCCTCGACGCAGTTCGCCGATGGCGGCGAGTTCGGCATGGGCGCCGAGATCGGCATCGCCACCGGCAAGATGCATGCGCGCGGGCCGGTCGGCGTCGAGCAGCTGACCTCCTTCAAGTACCGCGTGCGCGGGTCGGGACAGGTGAGGCCTTGA